A genomic segment from Nicotiana sylvestris chromosome 1, ASM39365v2, whole genome shotgun sequence encodes:
- the LOC138877038 gene encoding uncharacterized protein, with the protein MEHGSKLTIKGAYLSSRVILFIHSPNMGRQKKKEKLVKPQEKVKSFVQPWPDLPQQLLNIIGRQDSDKPDLMQNISFHGVTKTWRAAPKRCSANARLPWLEMSDKDYYQSKTQVHILSISFRPVYWWYNRKWHDLWNHYHGCSYGLIVGGGKDPAEYCLFSPAARSFDRCWSIPPWDARIPFKFATLSSSPFNNYKGCSVMVLTGCSNPAFLVSHVGYQNTWMKQTSSLVDPNCSKRQLMILINAIGFEGKFYALSLQGTLAVIEEIESKFQVTKLSRSRAVPSVFSTHFTEYLLESNGEILLIFLISERSTRKIDKVEVYKLQMDDLSLVKLDNLGNRTLFAGTNCCMSVNASQLGCRSNCVYFNENTTNTWQFYEMESASILPCFDGYDSETKSPVWEEPVVENNCL; encoded by the coding sequence ATGGAACATGGAAGCAAGCTAACAATAAAAGGAGCATATTTAAGTTCTAGAgtcatcctcttcatccattctCCAAACATGGGTCGtcagaaaaaaaaggagaagctTGTCAAACCTCAAGAAAAGGTCAAAAGCTTTGTACAGCCATGGCCAGATCTCCCTCAACAGCTCCTCAACATTATTGGAAGGCAAGATTCTGATAAACCTGATCTAATGCAAAACATCAGTTTCCACGGTGTTACCAAAACATGGAGAGCAGCACCTAAGCGATGTAGTGCCAATGCACGATTACCATGGCTTGAAATGTCCGACAAAGATTACTACCAGTCCAAAACTCAGGTACATATTCTCAGCATCTCGTTTCGACCAGTATATTGGTGGTACAATAGAAAATGGCATGATCTTTGGAACCATTACCATGGCTGTTCATATGGGTTGATTGTCGGTGGAGGGAAGGATCCTGCAGAGTACTGTCTCTTTAGTCCTGCTGCAAGATCTTTTGACAGATGTTGGAGTATTCCCCCTTGGGATGCCAGAATTCCATTCAAGTTTGCAACTCTGTCTTCATCTCCTTTCAACAATTACAAGGGCTGTTCTGTGATGGTGTTAACAGGTTGTTCCAATCCAGCTTTCCTGGTTTCTCATGTAGGATACCAGAATACATGGATGAAACAAACAAGCAGTCTTGTCGATCCAAATTGTTCAAAAAGACAACTTATGATACTTATTAACGCCATCGGCTTTGAAGGGAAGTTTTATGCATTGAGTTTGCAGGGTACTTTAGCAGTAATTGAAGAAATTGAATCCAAGTTTCAAGTTACTAAATTAAGCAGAAGCCGGGCTGTTCCATCAGTTTTCTCAACACACTTCACAGAGTATCTTCTTGAATCCAATGGAGAGATCTTGTTGATTTTCTTGATATCAGAACGATCAACTAGGAAGATTGACAAAGTGGAAGTATACAAGCTGCAGATGGATGATCTATCATTGGTAAAGTTGGACAACCTTGGAAATAGAACATTGTTTGCAGGGACAAATTGTTGTATGTCAGTTAATGCAAGTCAACTGGGCTGCAGAAGCAACTGTGTCTATTTTAATGAGAATACGACTAACACTTGGCAGTTTTATGAAATGGAAAGTGCCAGTATTTTACCATGTTTTGATGGCTATGATTCTGAAACAAAAAGTCCAGTATGGGAAGAGCCAGTAGTGGAAAATAATTGCTTGTAA
- the LOC104228474 gene encoding LOW QUALITY PROTEIN: uncharacterized protein (The sequence of the model RefSeq protein was modified relative to this genomic sequence to represent the inferred CDS: deleted 1 base in 1 codon): protein MNKVNAINIKNVIPELFSENLIRGRGLFCRYIIKSQIASPIFTDVYAAVVAVVNSKIPLIGDLLLRRIILQLKKPVNKPQLLATVKFIAHLVNQQVVHELIALQLLTVFLENPTEDSVEVAVSFVTECGSILQDLCPLGLHAIFERFRDILHEGKIDKRIQFLIENLFALRKAKFQGYPAVRPELGLVELEDQLTHEISLSDKVDSEIALDVFQRDPNFAENEKKYEELKKMTLGEESQEEEDSDAQSDEEDDEEKTEIKDETETNLINLRRTIYQTIMSSVDFEEAGHKLMKLRLEPGQEMELCVMLLECCSQERTYLRYYGHLGQRFCMINKVYQENFDKCFVQQYSMIHRLETNKLRNVAKFFAHLLAADALPWHVLAYIRLTEEDTTSSSRIFIKILFQELAEQLGICLMNERLNDPTMQQSFESIFPKDNPKNTRFAINFFTSIGLGGITENLREYLKNMSRLIMQEQKPVSKSGEYESSSSDSESLGSESESGSDSESDDRRRKRRRTS from the exons ATGAATAAGGTGAACGCAATCAACATTAAAAACGTTATACCtgaattgttttctgaaaatttaATTCGAGGTAGAGGTTTATTTTGCAGGTACATTATCAAATCCCAAATCGCTTCTCCAATTTTCACTGACGTTTACGCTGCTGTCGTCGCCGTCGTTAATAGCAAAATCCCACTAATCGGAGATCTATTGTTAAGAAGAATTATACTTCAACTGAAAAAACCTGTTAATAAGCCACAGTTATTAGCAACCGTCAAGTTTATTGCTCATCTCGTGAATCAGCAAGTCGTGCACGAACTTATTGCTTTGCAATTACTTACAGTTTTTCTGGAGAATCCAACTGAAGATAGTGTTGAGGTTGCGGTTAGTTTTGTCACTGAATGCGGTTCAATTCTTCAGGATCTCTGTCCCTTAGGGTTGCACGCTATTTTTGAGCGGTTTAGAGATATACTTCATGAAGGAAAAATAGATAAAAGGATTCAGTTCTTAATTGAAAACCTTTTTGCTTTGAGAAAAGCAAAGTTTCAGGGATACCCTGCTGTTCGTCCTGAACTTGGCTTAGTTGAGCTGGAAGATCAATTAACACATGAAATCTCTCTCTCAGATAAAGTAGATTCAGAAATTGCTTTAGATGTTTTTCAGCGTGATCCTAATTTTGcagaaaacgaaaaaaaatatgaagaattaaagaagatgaCACTAGGTGAAGAGTCTCAGGAAGAAGAAGATTCCGATGCACAATCAGATGAAGAGGATGACGAGGAGAAAACGGAAATAAAAGACGAGACAGAAACAAACTTGATCAATCTTCGTAGGACGATTTACCAGACGATTATGTCAAGTGTTGATTTTGAAGAAGCGGGGCATAAGCTAATGAAATTAAGACTAGAGCCTGGTCAGGAGATGGAATTATGTGTAATGTTATTGGAGTGTTGCAGTCAAGAGCGGACTTATCTCCGTTACTATGGACATTTGGGTCAGCGTTTTTGTATGATCAATAAAGTTTACCAGGAGAACTTTGATAAATGCTTTGTGCAGCAATACTCCATGATCCACCGTCTTGAAACTAACAAACTGCGCAATGTGGCTAAGTTTTTTGCTCATTTACTCGCTGCTGATGCACTGCCTTGGCATGTTTTGGCTTATATAAGGTTGACAGAAGAGGACACTACATCTTCTTCTCGTATATTTATCAAGATCCTATTCCAGGAGTTGGCTGAGCAGCTTGGCATCTGTTTGATGAATGAACGTCTTAATGATCCCACTATGCAACAGTCTTTTGAGTCAATATTTCCAAAGGATAATCCGAAAAATACTAGGTTTGCAATCAACTTCTTCACTTCCATTGGTCTAGGTGGGATAACTGAAAATCTGCGAGAGTATTTAAAGAACATG TCAAGACTAATCATGCAAGAACAAAAGCCTGTCTCTAAATCAGGTGAATATGAGAGTTCAAGCTCTGATTCGGAATCTTTGGGTTCTGAATCAGAATCAGGTAGTGATAGTGAAAGTGATGATCGCCGAAGGAAGAGGAGGAGAACAAGTTAG